AAGTTCCCGCTATCGATCTGACAGGAGCCACGACTGTGGGGTTGTTGCCGGCACTTCTGAGCAAGGCGTCGCTGCTGATTACGAACGATTCCGGTCCGATGCATATTGCGGCGGCGGTTGGCACCGCGGTCGTGGCTCTGTTTGGCCCGACGAGTGCGGTATTGACCGGCCCCTATGGGCTGGGGCATCACGTATTGACGGGAACTGTATCGTGCCGCCCCTGTTTCAGTCGGACCTGCCGCAATGCGCTGCCCTTGGAATGTTTGCGAGCAGTGTCGCCCGAACAGGTTTTGGCTGCGGCACGAGCACAGCGGTCCCTTCAGATGGTTCCTCAATGAAGGTTCTTTTGGTCCGGCCTGACGGGATCGGTGATGAAATTCTCTGTCTGCCTGTTGCCTCCGCCCTGCGCCGGCTCCTGCCTGATGTGAAGATCGCCTTCCTGTCCAGCGACTACGCAGCCTCAGTTTTAGCGCACCACCCTGATCTCGACGAAGTCTGGACGGTCACGGGCCGGGAATCCCTTGGCGAGTTGGTGTCGTTGTTTCGCCGGGATGTCGACGCCGTGGTATTTCTCAAACCGTTTAAGCGGTTGATGTGGGCGGCATTTCTGGCGCGGGTTCCGATTCGAGTGGCAACGGGCTATCGCTGGTATAGTGTATTGGCGAATCGGCGGGTCTATGAACATCGGAAAGATTTTTCCAAGCATGAAATCGCCTATAACGTCGGCATGCTGGCGGGGCTGGGCTTGCAGCCTGGCATCGTGGCTCCACCGAGCCTCGTCCTAACCGATGAAGAACGGACGAAGGGGCAAGAGCGGTTACGCGGTCTGCCGATACCCAGGGTGGTGCTCCACCCAGGTGGCTTTGCGGCCAGGCGTTGGCGCGTGGAGCACTATCATGCGCTTGCGCAGGAGTTGCATCGGAAGGGAGCGGGGGTGGTGTTGACCGGAAGC
This genomic window from Nitrospirota bacterium contains:
- a CDS encoding glycosyltransferase family 9 protein, which produces MKVLLVRPDGIGDEILCLPVASALRRLLPDVKIAFLSSDYAASVLAHHPDLDEVWTVTGRESLGELVSLFRRDVDAVVFLKPFKRLMWAAFLARVPIRVATGYRWYSVLANRRVYEHRKDFSKHEIAYNVGMLAGLGLQPGIVAPPSLVLTDEERTKGQERLRGLPIPRVVLHPGGFAARRWRVEHYHALAQELHRKGAGVVLTGSQAEAEMFTEQVTSAAPLPGAVLNLMGQLSVRELMGVIAASHAVVSGATGPAHIAAACGVPNVSLFDPRRNNLPTRWQPLGKGVVLRPDVPTCEKCIYEACPYWDCLDRLTVDRVAQHVIQVAADPSPLKVLHV